GAGCAGACGATTTACGATAATTTAAGCCGTCCTGTGTTCTCCGAACGTTACAACACCAGCACCAGCGGAAATCTGGTGGCACGTTTTGAAACCAAATACGACAATCGCGGGCGCGTTTATCGCACGATCCAGTACGGCGTCGATGCGGCGACCGGACAGTTGAGCGGGGGAACACTGGAGGACGACACCTTTTACGATGCCGCTGGCAACGTGAACAAGATGGAGCCGATTGACATTGAACAGTATCAGGAACGTACCTATGACTCGTTAAATCGGATGGTGACCACCACTAACTCCTTGAATGCGACGACCACCTTTACCTATGAGGTCAACGGCACGCAACTCACGCTCACTGACGCCGAGGACAACACCACCAGCTGGAGCTACGACGGAATCGGACGCGTCGTCAAAGAAGCAAATGAGCTGGATTATGCTCAAACGTACGAGTACGGACCCGCTGGGAATCTCATTACCAAAATCGACCGGAATGGCCGTCTCACTGAGTATGAGTACGATGATCTCGGCCGAAACACCGTCGAGCGCTGGAAAAACGGGACGACGACCGTCAACGCGATTACCACGACTTACAGTGTCGAATCGAGCGTGCTGACAGCCGCCGATCTTGCCAGCGGCCTCGCCTACACGTACGATGGGCGTAACCGGCCGGTCACCGCCAGTAATGCCGGCACCTCAGGAGTTCCGACCGTGCTGCTAACGCTCACGCACAACCGGCTATCCCAACGCACTTCCGTGTCCGCGACCATTAACGGTGCAGGCGATTTCCGAAATGGTTACCTCTACGATGCCCTGGGCCGGATGGAACGGATCACACAAATTGGCCAAACCGGCGGAAGTGCCGTGGCCGACAAACGGGTGGACTTCGAATATGGCAGCCCCGGCTACAACACCGGCATCATCCGCTACGAATCCTCGAACACGGCCAATCTCGTCGCCTCGACGGAGTTGAGCTATGACGTCTTCCTGCGTCTCATCGGTCAAACTCATGCGAAGGGAAGCACGACGCTGTCGAGCTATTCGGTGACATATGACGCGAACCGCCGTATTGATTCCATGACCGTGCCTGACGGATTTGCTGAATACGCTTACGACGCCGCCGGCGAATTGCTCGATGCGGACTACGATTATCAAGCCAACGAGGGCTTCAGTTACGATCTGACCGGAAACCGCACAATGACCGGATACTCAACCGGTCCGAATAATCAGTTGTTGTCCGACGGGACGCACGTTTATGAATACGACAACGAAGGCAACCGCGTGAAGCGGACCACTACGGCGAGCGGTGACTATGTGAACTATGCTTGGGATCACCGCAATCGTCTCACGACCGTAACATTCCGAAGCAGCGGTGACGCGAAAACGAAAGAGATATTCTACGCCTACGACGTCAACAACCGCCGCATCCGGCGGCAGGTTGACGCAAACGGTGACGGAACGATCGACTCAGCTCAAGGAATCGCTTACGACGCTGGCTGGAAGCCCGGGCTGGAAGATATCGTACTGATCTTTAATGAGAGCGAGTCGATTGTGCACCGCTTCTTGAACGGGTCAGAGATCGACCAACCACTGGCAGACGAGCAGCAATCAGGGATCCAATGGTTGCTACCGGGGCAGTTGGGCACGATTATTGATGTCGTTCGTTACGCATCAGCCAATGATACGACAACGAATATCAATCATCTGGTCTACTCCAGCTATGGCGAGATCAAGGCCGAAACCAATTCCGGCTACACGCCATATTACACTTACACGGCTAGAGAATGGGATGAGGCGGCGGGGATCTATTATTACCGAGCGCGCTGGTATGATCCTGTGGTAGGGGTGTTCACTAGTGAAGATCCTGAGCGATTCATTAACGGAGATGTGAATCTTTATTCGTACGTGCGCAACTCGCCTGTAATTTTTTCAGACGGATCTGGATTGTGGCCAGGCTATGGCCAATATTGTGGGCCTCGCTCCCGATTCGGAGAAAAACCGGACGACGCATTGGATGCCGCCTGTAAAGAGCACGACGCGTGTGTTACTTGGGGCTGCGTCTTTACTCCTTGTTGTATCGCAGAGTGCGATGCTGCGCTCTGCGGATCGGCGATGGCGATGGATTGTAGCGTTTGGTATCCCGAGCCCGGAGAGCGCAGAGACAGCTGTGTAAGATGGAAGGCTGTGATTGCATTCTATTTCTGTAATCCTGGACTGGGTATGACGCCACTTACCATTCCCATAATATAATTTGAGAATCAGATAATGCACGAGGTGTATATGCGATATGGTGTTTGTCGTGGCACGAGTTGTTGGATTCTCTGGGGCGCTGGCGCCTTGGTTGCAATGCAGTTTTTCGTTCCTCGGAATCTGTATGTCATGGGTGATGACTCCCGGGTCCCTCCATACAATTGGGGGATCTGTAATGGGGCGGGTGATGGTCATGTGTTTGCCGCGTTACCTCTTCATGGGGTATTCGGTATATATGACGTCGATTTGACCACTGGTGCCGTGGATGCCTTGGTGAACCTCGAAGGCAAAGATGCAATTATTCCCGCGTTTGATACAAGTAATCAATTGTTAGCGTTCATAGTGGAGTCTCCGATGTCGAGGGTTCATGAGTGCCGTCTATTGAGCGTTAAAACTGGTGAAATGAGGTTGATGCACATCGGCGAGTACGTTGTGAATTCACTTGCCATCATTGGAAGTGATGATCTCTTGTTTGTTGGGTATCCGAAAGACGGGTTTCCCTCGGATATGGGGCTGTATTCGTACTCGGGCGGGCAGAGGCCAGATAGTCAGCCGGTGTCGATTCATGACAGCCGACATATTGAAGGGAAGGTGAAAGTAGTTGTAGATCAAAAGATGCTATTTTGGACGCGCGAAGAGGATGGGCGAAGTTCCATACTTCAATCGCCTCTAGAGACCAGGAAAAGTAGGGTTGTGGGTGACGGGTATCTTTATGACGTATCTAACGATGGAAAGGTCTTAAAGCCAGATGGAGGTCTAGGCCGCTGGTCACGTGTCGTGATGCTCGATTCCAGTGACGGTGCAGTTGTTGAAATTTGCGATGATCCTCAGTTATCGCACTTTTCTGCCTGCTTCGTCAATATTGCCGGTAATGAGGAAATCGCAGTCATGTCAACCGATGGGCACTATAACGTGTTCATTGATTGCTACGACCAGACAGGGGAGAGGAGCAGTTCTTTAGGGCCAGTAGTTTTGCTTCGAGATAGGCCGACATGGAGGCTGCAGAAAAAAGAATGATCGGCATTTCCATAT
The genomic region above belongs to Rubinisphaera margarita and contains:
- a CDS encoding RHS repeat-associated core domain-containing protein; amino-acid sequence: MTQALGPSHEIDLNGTATTIRTAAWYVYESTAEFDIRRSGQGYATGSAPGYTYTLINPVSISIWDKQGHIQQQIQATRASTSGKLEPSDMFAQSSYTRWQTYQYTNCCQVQSERAYFEIPATGEGLKSVNYAETGYHYDEMKRRIATISPGGTINRYVYDVRNNVLSYWVGTNDTGATNTDPSGGQANPSWQTLTSEQWGELTAAGWDELLATTANNMVIITSNVYDDGQDGGDGNLTQEAQYADAINLRVTNYTYDFRNRRIEIDGEIDYFEQTIYDNLSRPVFSERYNTSTSGNLVARFETKYDNRGRVYRTIQYGVDAATGQLSGGTLEDDTFYDAAGNVNKMEPIDIEQYQERTYDSLNRMVTTTNSLNATTTFTYEVNGTQLTLTDAEDNTTSWSYDGIGRVVKEANELDYAQTYEYGPAGNLITKIDRNGRLTEYEYDDLGRNTVERWKNGTTTVNAITTTYSVESSVLTAADLASGLAYTYDGRNRPVTASNAGTSGVPTVLLTLTHNRLSQRTSVSATINGAGDFRNGYLYDALGRMERITQIGQTGGSAVADKRVDFEYGSPGYNTGIIRYESSNTANLVASTELSYDVFLRLIGQTHAKGSTTLSSYSVTYDANRRIDSMTVPDGFAEYAYDAAGELLDADYDYQANEGFSYDLTGNRTMTGYSTGPNNQLLSDGTHVYEYDNEGNRVKRTTTASGDYVNYAWDHRNRLTTVTFRSSGDAKTKEIFYAYDVNNRRIRRQVDANGDGTIDSAQGIAYDAGWKPGLEDIVLIFNESESIVHRFLNGSEIDQPLADEQQSGIQWLLPGQLGTIIDVVRYASANDTTTNINHLVYSSYGEIKAETNSGYTPYYTYTAREWDEAAGIYYYRARWYDPVVGVFTSEDPERFINGDVNLYSYVRNSPVIFSDGSGLWPGYGQYCGPRSRFGEKPDDALDAACKEHDACVTWGCVFTPCCIAECDAALCGSAMAMDCSVWYPEPGERRDSCVRWKAVIAFYFCNPGLGMTPLTIPII